The window TACCACTTTATCGAAAAACAAAAGACTAAGTCGGTATTTTATAATGGGCGAAAGCGTGAAGACCAATCGTCACCGGAACGGGCTCAAATAGTAGAGGCAGTGCAGGAAAAGATACCAGACACGAATATTATGATGCATGACGATCGGTCGACCTTTATCACCAACCGTCAATATTGGGACTTTTTGTCGCAAGCTAGGGTAGCATTATCTCCATCTGGCCGCTGTTGGGATTCGTTTAGACATTGTGAGGTTGGTCTAGCACCCAATGTTGCCATTATGTTGCCGAAACCATTTATTGAAACCTGTGGGCCGCCGATTAGGGATGGACATAATGCAATTGTGTATGATGTCGTATTACGCGACCGTCGCTATTATTTAGCTGATGCAAATGTGACGTTACAAAAACTAAAGAATTACTTGCAAAAACCAGAAGAACTGGAACGGCTAGCCAAGAATTGGCGACAAGATGTTTTGAGTGGACATACTGTAGAAGCCCGCAGCCGGTACTTAATTAACATGATGCGGGAAAAATTATAAGATATGCTACCGACTGTCTTAACAAAGGAAGTGGCCAGTCATCCGCTGACATTTTTACTGATTGGCGCGAGCGGTGGATTACCAGAACATTGGCGGCCATACGATAATCTGCTGAACATCATTGGTTTTGAGCCAGATCCTAATTCTTATCGCAATCTACCACAGTTGGATAATCAACATTATATTAATATTGGTTTGTTGGATCACCGTGACTCGGTTACACTTTACCAAACTAAAAATCCAGCTGTTTCTTCAATTTATAAGCCAAACCAGGATTTTTTAGACCGGTTTGCGGTTGCCGACTACTTTCACTTAACAGGTCAATCGGAAGTAAAAGTCGACACACTGGACAATCTTAATCAGGAAGGTTTGGTAACGAGTGGTGACTTTTTGCAACTAGATACGCAAGGTTCTGAACTGCTCATTCTGCAGGGTGGAAATATATTTTTGCAGAAATATGGGTTTGGCGTGGAAGTTGAGATCGAGTTCGCGCCACTTTACCAGAAACAGCCGCTATTTCCCCAGGTTGACGAGTATTTGCAATCTCTTGGTTTCTATCTTTTTGATATAAGGCCGCAATACTTCAAGCGCAAGATCGGTTTAAACTATGGGAACCGGAAAGGACAATTATTAGCTGGGGATGCCTTATATCTTAGAAATATGACTAGCTACTTCCATCTATTAAATAACTGGCCGCCTGATCAGCAAAAACTGAAAATATATTATGCGGTACTGATTTGCCTACACTATGGGTATCTTGATTATGCCCTGGAGCTAACCAATAATTCTGATGGTTGGTTGTCCGACGATGAAATCGGCCGGCTGACAAATTCAATTAAAGCTATTCGTTCTACGGAAAGAATTCTGCCTGATTTCCCGGGACGCGGTCGCTTATCAAAATATTTTCAAACAATTGCAGACTGGCTGCGAGCACCAAACTCTCGTGGGCGTCTACGAGGTACTCTTGGCAATGTAAAAATAGATCATTGATGTATTCAGTTAAGCTCTCCCACCGTTAATTGGTGCCAGTTGATTTTTAACAGCCAAATCGGGACAATAACCCAGACTAAACCCATGATGGCATAGGCTAGAGCGAAGCCTGTTTCATGCCATTGGCTGCCTAACCACAACAGCAATATTAATCGGACAATCGGACAAATTAAATTACATTTAACGAGAGCGTCTTTACGGTTATTCATATTGGCAAAATTGACCAGATAAAGGGCAATCGGATGGAAAATCATTGCCGTGGCTGCTATATAGGCTAGCGGTAGGGCTGGTTGATAAGATTCGCCAAAAAATCTGATCAACAACAGTTTTACTGCGACAACAGTAATTAAGGCGAAAACCAACCCAAAAACCCCAGTAATTGCTAATTCGTGCCAGTAGATTTGTTTACGTCCGCTTAAGCGGGGACTGGTTGTTTGAAAGAAACCTTTTACTGCTAATTGCAAATAATTCGGGATAATCAGGGCGATTGAATAAACCGCCAAAGCGGAGGGTGAAATAATTATTCCTACTAGTACCTTATCTAAATTAGCCACAATGGTCTTAAGCCAACTTAATTTCGACAAGAACATTCCATAAGACTTCCAGTCGGCGTTGACGTTATCGTTCTTTACGTTTCGTTTGTAAAACCAGATTAAGCCTTGGTTCAAGATTAGGTTGATGAGCAAATACATCGAAAAAACAACGAGCAGATTTCCCTGGCTAAGCCAAATCGATAAACCAACAAAGCAGAGAACAGCACCGGATCTTAGTGATGTAAACAACGAGTATTGTTTCCACAGCTGACGACCTTTAACGAAATCTTCCCAGGTTGGTGCCAAGTAATTCCAGGGGGCGAGTAGACCGGATAAAACAAGAGCGAAACCGATCCGGGTTTGGCCAAGTTGCCAATAATAACAGCCTAGTCCGCTCAGGACAGGTAAGGCGAGCCAGCTCCACTGCCAACGTAGTCTTGACGCCCGACGCAAGATACCTTCTTTGCCTTGAGCTGCGTCACGAACAATGACAGTATCTAATCCTTTCAATGAGATGACGGCCGTCATGGAAATGATTGAGACGACTAGTTGGAATTCACCAAATACTTCTTTGGATGCCAAATGGGCAAAAAGAATGGCGAGGATTAAGCCGCTGGCAGCCTGCACTATATTACTAAACACTGACCACCAACCACTTCTTAAATAATGCGCGACATCAAATTTAAATTGTGCTTGTAAAAAGTCCTCGACGGCTGGCCAATGAATTGCTTTCATCGGTTAATTTTACCCTATTGCGGGTTATACAACATACTCCGTGGACGGACACCGGCCTCGCAAGAGTAAGGATGGGCGAAAAGCAACGGCGATAGCAGCTATTTGGTGTGGGGTGCACATTGTTGGGCACAGATGCTATTGACGGCAGTGAGGCTTATACAAATCAATTTTTCCGCTAGTGACAGGCTTTGCCCATGTGAGGCTTGTCAGCTATGATTCACGTAATGAAGGTAAACCTACAAGCTTATACTAGAGAATTGATTTCTTTGCCATGTAATTTATGCGGTGGTGTGGAGGTAACACCTTTTTGTCATAGTGAAAAGTATGGTCTGCCGCTGACAGCCGTAATGTGTAAAGGATGCGGTCTCATGTTTATCAATCCTCGTCCGGCTGATGATCAATATGCCGAATTAAATAAAGCAGATTATCGGAAAGCGGCGATTGGTACTGATAGCGGTCTTAACCATATTTTCAATAAGCAATATCAGCATGCTGAAAAGACGATGATTCCTCTGGTCCGGGAACAAATTAAGCTTCCAGTAAAATCTTTACTAGATATTGGCTGCTGCAACGGT is drawn from Patescibacteria group bacterium and contains these coding sequences:
- a CDS encoding FkbM family methyltransferase codes for the protein MLPTVLTKEVASHPLTFLLIGASGGLPEHWRPYDNLLNIIGFEPDPNSYRNLPQLDNQHYINIGLLDHRDSVTLYQTKNPAVSSIYKPNQDFLDRFAVADYFHLTGQSEVKVDTLDNLNQEGLVTSGDFLQLDTQGSELLILQGGNIFLQKYGFGVEVEIEFAPLYQKQPLFPQVDEYLQSLGFYLFDIRPQYFKRKIGLNYGNRKGQLLAGDALYLRNMTSYFHLLNNWPPDQQKLKIYYAVLICLHYGYLDYALELTNNSDGWLSDDEIGRLTNSIKAIRSTERILPDFPGRGRLSKYFQTIADWLRAPNSRGRLRGTLGNVKIDH